Proteins from a genomic interval of Desulfovibrio piger:
- a CDS encoding glutamine--tRNA ligase/YqeY domain fusion protein, whose amino-acid sequence MSENKAETVAAAAESNDNPKAGVDFIRARIMDDNASGRFGGQVHTRFPPEPNGYLHLGHAKSICLNFGVAREFGGMCNLRFDDTNPVKEDTEYVDSIREDVKWLGGEWDDREFYASNYFDKLYEYAEQLILKGKAYVDDLSADEIREYRGTLTRPGKESPCRNRSVEENLDLFRRMRAGEFADGEHVLRAKIDMASPNLVMRDPTLYRIRHAEHHRTGNKWCIYPMYDFTHCLSDSLEGITHSICTLEFENNRELYDWVLDALEVYHPQQIEFARLNLTHTVLSKRKLIQLVKEGYVKGWDDPRMPTLSGLRRRGVPPEALREFCSRIGIARSDSMVDYAVLEFCIREYLNAHTPRAMAVLDPVKVVIENYPEDQVEEFEMPWHPEDAAYGSRTVPFSRELWIERDDFRQDPPKKYHRLAPGAEVRLRYAYFITCREAVYDDAGNLVELRCTYDPESRGGQSPDGRKVKGTIHWVSARHAVPATVRLYEHLFSAENPNAMPEGQTFLDAINPDSLREVTAMLEPALAAKEVGAKVQFERVGYFCKDKDSTDERPVFNRTVGLRDSWAKQEKKNA is encoded by the coding sequence ATGAGCGAAAACAAGGCCGAGACCGTGGCCGCTGCCGCGGAAAGCAACGACAATCCCAAAGCCGGTGTGGACTTCATCCGCGCCCGCATCATGGACGACAACGCGTCGGGTCGTTTCGGGGGTCAGGTGCACACGCGCTTTCCTCCGGAACCCAACGGTTACCTGCATCTGGGCCATGCCAAGTCCATCTGCCTGAACTTCGGCGTGGCGCGCGAGTTCGGCGGCATGTGCAACCTGCGCTTCGACGACACCAACCCCGTCAAGGAAGACACCGAATACGTGGATTCCATCCGCGAGGACGTGAAGTGGCTGGGCGGTGAATGGGACGACCGCGAATTCTATGCGTCCAACTATTTCGACAAGCTCTACGAATACGCCGAGCAGCTCATCCTCAAGGGCAAGGCCTATGTGGACGACCTGAGCGCCGACGAGATCCGCGAGTACCGCGGCACCCTGACCCGTCCCGGCAAGGAGAGCCCCTGCCGCAACCGCAGCGTGGAAGAGAACCTGGACCTGTTCCGCCGCATGCGCGCCGGGGAATTCGCCGACGGCGAGCATGTGCTGCGCGCCAAGATCGACATGGCCTCGCCCAATCTGGTCATGCGCGACCCCACCCTGTACCGCATCCGCCATGCCGAACATCACCGCACGGGCAACAAGTGGTGCATCTATCCCATGTACGACTTCACCCACTGCCTGTCGGACTCGCTGGAAGGCATCACCCACTCCATCTGTACGCTGGAGTTCGAGAACAACCGCGAGCTCTATGACTGGGTGCTGGACGCCCTGGAAGTGTACCATCCCCAGCAGATCGAGTTCGCGCGCCTCAACCTCACCCACACGGTGCTGTCCAAGCGCAAGCTCATCCAGCTGGTGAAGGAAGGCTACGTCAAGGGCTGGGACGACCCGCGCATGCCCACCCTGAGCGGCCTGCGCCGCCGCGGCGTGCCGCCGGAGGCCCTGCGCGAGTTCTGCAGCCGCATCGGCATCGCCCGCTCCGACTCCATGGTGGATTACGCCGTGCTGGAATTCTGCATCCGCGAATACCTCAACGCCCACACCCCGCGCGCCATGGCCGTGCTGGATCCCGTGAAGGTGGTCATCGAGAACTACCCCGAAGACCAGGTGGAAGAATTCGAGATGCCCTGGCATCCCGAAGATGCCGCCTACGGCAGCCGCACCGTGCCCTTCTCGCGTGAACTGTGGATCGAGCGCGACGACTTCCGTCAGGATCCGCCCAAGAAGTATCACCGCCTGGCGCCCGGCGCGGAAGTGCGTTTGCGTTACGCCTATTTCATCACCTGCCGCGAAGCCGTGTACGACGATGCCGGCAATCTGGTGGAACTGCGCTGCACCTACGATCCCGAGAGCCGCGGCGGCCAGAGCCCCGACGGCCGCAAGGTCAAGGGCACCATCCACTGGGTCTCCGCGCGCCATGCCGTGCCCGCCACCGTGCGCCTGTACGAGCATCTGTTCTCGGCCGAGAACCCCAATGCCATGCCCGAAGGCCAGACCTTCCTGGATGCCATCAATCCCGACTCCCTGCGCGAAGTGACCGCCATGCTGGAACCGGCCCTGGCTGCCAAGGAAGTGGGCGCCAAGGTGCAGTTCGAGCGCGTGGGCTACTTCTGCAAGGACAAGGACAGCACCGACGAGCGCCCGGTCTTCAACCGCACCGTGGGCCTGCGCGATTCCTGGGCCAAGCAGGAAAAGAAGAACGCCTAG
- a CDS encoding sigma-54 interaction domain-containing protein, whose translation MFNSRQFYNVNRASVLTPQVRAIWDNMCIGVAVVDADGICEYMNPIQRRADGFTRIPVEGQHITSLYVPHEREVIPTMECLQTGKPLLKKAYWYATSTNFLISTVADFFPLFDHGRKDGVIVFAIWTGNTAHFSESRRPLKPCNADAPYNYYTFSSIVGRDEALQECIHEARSAATSSSPVMIWGESGTGKELFAQAIHSASSRAGHPFIPVNCAAIPENLLEGILFGTVKGAYTDAPDKPGLFEKANCGTLLFDELNSMSLGLQAKLLRVIQEKRVRRLGSHTEIPINVRIISILNEHPLRAVDQGLLRRDLFYRLAVVGIAVPPLRKRQNDIPLLVRHIINRSELAMKTAGVTLDDEVMGIFRRYPWPGNIRELAHVIEGSLALLDGSDIITVHNLPRHFREACNLQPADDDLRPPLPNMMRAEPQMPVSAATTPDYFDYRGIRRGDSVSIKTCLHEYESSCIRNVLRVTGGNVAKAARIMELTPAGLHYRMKVLHIENED comes from the coding sequence ATGTTCAACAGCCGCCAGTTCTACAACGTCAACCGGGCCTCGGTACTGACGCCGCAGGTCCGGGCCATCTGGGACAATATGTGCATCGGTGTGGCCGTGGTCGATGCCGACGGCATCTGCGAATACATGAACCCCATCCAGCGCCGTGCCGACGGTTTCACCCGCATCCCCGTGGAAGGGCAGCACATCACCAGCCTCTACGTCCCCCACGAGCGGGAGGTCATCCCCACCATGGAATGCCTCCAGACCGGCAAGCCCCTGCTCAAAAAAGCCTACTGGTACGCCACCTCCACCAACTTCCTGATCAGCACGGTGGCGGACTTCTTCCCCCTGTTCGACCACGGGCGCAAGGACGGCGTCATCGTCTTCGCCATCTGGACGGGCAACACCGCCCACTTTTCGGAGTCGCGCCGCCCCCTCAAGCCCTGCAACGCGGACGCGCCCTACAACTACTATACTTTCTCCAGCATCGTGGGCCGGGACGAAGCCCTGCAGGAATGCATCCATGAAGCCCGCTCCGCGGCCACCAGCTCCTCGCCGGTCATGATCTGGGGCGAGAGCGGCACCGGCAAGGAACTGTTCGCCCAGGCCATCCACTCGGCCAGCAGCCGCGCCGGGCATCCGTTCATCCCGGTCAACTGCGCCGCCATCCCGGAAAACCTGCTGGAAGGCATCCTGTTCGGTACCGTCAAGGGCGCCTACACCGACGCCCCGGACAAGCCCGGCCTGTTCGAAAAGGCCAACTGCGGCACCCTGCTCTTCGACGAACTCAACTCCATGTCCCTGGGCCTGCAGGCCAAGCTGCTGCGCGTCATCCAGGAAAAGCGCGTGCGCCGTCTGGGCTCCCATACGGAGATCCCCATCAACGTGCGCATCATCAGCATCCTCAACGAGCATCCCCTGCGGGCCGTGGACCAGGGCCTGCTGCGCCGCGACCTTTTCTACCGTCTGGCCGTGGTGGGCATCGCCGTACCGCCCCTGCGCAAGCGCCAGAACGACATCCCCCTGCTGGTCCGGCACATCATCAACCGCTCGGAACTGGCCATGAAAACCGCCGGCGTCACCCTGGACGACGAGGTCATGGGCATCTTCCGCCGTTACCCCTGGCCCGGCAACATCCGCGAACTGGCCCACGTCATCGAAGGCAGCCTGGCCCTGCTGGACGGCAGCGACATCATCACCGTCCACAACCTGCCGCGCCACTTCCGCGAGGCCTGCAACCTCCAGCCCGCCGATGACGACCTGCGCCCGCCCCTGCCGAACATGATGCGCGCGGAGCCCCAGATGCCGGTCTCCGCGGCCACGACGCCGGACTACTTCGACTACCGCGGCATCCGGCGCGGCGACAGCGTCTCCATCAAGACCTGCCTGCACGAATACGAATCCAGCTGCATCCGCAACGTACTGCGCGTGACCGGCGGCAACGTGGCCAAGGCTGCCCGGATCATGGAGCTGACCCCGGCGGGCCTGCACTACCGCATGAAGGTCCTGCACATCGAAAACGAAGACTGA
- a CDS encoding DNA methyltransferase — protein MPKIKKMFEYKNPSPRTVGRGCAVPPLVGTATKSVWHRNSVSVYNSNSIDVYKEWDSPDVIVSDGGYGILGFEGDTSNYLDLPKWYEPHIIKWSKYATPKTTLWFWNSEIGWAVMHPILEKYGWKYVNANIWNKGKGHIAGNVNTAKIRRFPVVSEVCVQYTFEAKIDGLELKAWLLREWKRSGLAISKANAACGVASAATRKYLDQGHLWYFPPADMFTKMQQYVNSYGDPAGRPYFSIDGKHPCSSEDWLAMRAKFYCPHGVTNVWDRPALRGPERFKVNGSNGKAIHLNQKPLDLISLIIKSSSDIGDVIWEPFGGLFTACIAANHIKRRAFGAEINPLYYGYAIQRLEKEILEN, from the coding sequence ATGCCTAAAATAAAAAAAATGTTTGAATACAAAAATCCTTCTCCCCGTACTGTTGGGAGGGGCTGTGCTGTGCCGCCTTTAGTGGGTACAGCAACTAAATCTGTATGGCACAGAAATAGTGTCAGTGTCTATAATAGCAATAGTATTGATGTGTATAAAGAATGGGACTCTCCAGATGTTATTGTCTCTGACGGGGGATATGGTATTTTAGGTTTTGAAGGAGATACATCTAATTATTTAGATTTGCCTAAGTGGTATGAACCTCATATTATCAAATGGTCAAAATATGCAACACCCAAAACTACATTATGGTTTTGGAATTCTGAAATCGGTTGGGCAGTGATGCATCCAATTTTAGAGAAGTATGGCTGGAAATATGTTAATGCAAATATTTGGAATAAAGGTAAAGGCCATATTGCTGGCAATGTAAATACTGCTAAGATTCGTAGATTCCCTGTAGTTTCTGAAGTCTGTGTACAGTACACATTTGAAGCTAAAATTGATGGGTTGGAGCTAAAAGCGTGGCTTCTTCGAGAATGGAAGAGGAGTGGCCTAGCCATATCGAAAGCAAATGCCGCATGTGGAGTGGCAAGTGCTGCAACAAGAAAATATCTAGATCAGGGACACTTATGGTATTTTCCTCCGGCAGATATGTTTACTAAAATGCAGCAGTACGTAAATAGCTATGGAGACCCTGCGGGACGACCTTATTTTTCCATTGATGGAAAGCATCCTTGTTCATCAGAAGACTGGTTAGCTATGAGAGCTAAATTCTACTGCCCTCATGGGGTTACGAATGTATGGGATCGTCCTGCATTACGTGGCCCAGAGCGATTTAAAGTAAATGGAAGTAACGGAAAAGCTATTCACCTAAACCAAAAGCCTTTAGATCTTATCTCGCTGATTATCAAATCTTCATCAGATATTGGAGACGTTATCTGGGAACCATTTGGAGGATTATTTACAGCATGTATTGCTGCTAATCATATCAAGCGTAGGGCTTTCGGTGCGGAAATAAATCCTCTCTACTATGGCTACGCTATACAACGGCTCGAAAAAGAAATACTAGAGAATTAA
- a CDS encoding tyrosine-type recombinase/integrase: MAINKIKMKTCSRYEASVKVGGVIRKKRFLTLQEAKIWELAVRQAPAMAGQPCLMYSLACSQYIADCELRIASNTLREKKKHLREFASYIRKDCRLQDCAMDDVTLSMARAFSNGVMARSGAKTANRRIRTLKALWNWHKSELNGNPWQAVKPFPEEEFVKYVPSKDDVENVFAAATQQERDILTFISYTGARLSEVLNLKWEDVLDSSIRLWTHKSRNGSKTARLVPVGHTLRDVLTRLHPLSEGSPYVFVNPATHGPYRRNQPSICRMLKRLCREAGVREFGFHALRHYFASMLVSTNKVTLCDIQHMLGHQRATTTDTYLHSLCPPVDHLAGVIEEMNQPLKAS; this comes from the coding sequence ATGGCTATCAACAAGATAAAGATGAAGACGTGCAGTCGGTACGAGGCAAGCGTCAAAGTAGGTGGTGTAATACGCAAGAAGCGCTTTCTGACGCTCCAAGAAGCAAAGATATGGGAGTTGGCGGTGAGGCAAGCCCCAGCGATGGCAGGACAGCCCTGTTTGATGTATTCGCTGGCCTGTAGCCAGTACATAGCTGACTGCGAGCTGCGCATAGCTTCCAACACCCTTAGGGAGAAGAAGAAGCACCTGCGGGAGTTCGCCAGCTACATCAGGAAAGACTGCCGCTTGCAGGACTGCGCTATGGATGACGTTACTTTGAGCATGGCGCGTGCCTTTAGCAACGGCGTCATGGCCCGTAGCGGTGCCAAAACGGCCAACAGGCGTATACGTACGCTCAAGGCCCTTTGGAACTGGCACAAATCAGAGCTCAACGGCAATCCTTGGCAGGCGGTCAAGCCCTTCCCGGAAGAGGAGTTCGTCAAGTACGTCCCTTCAAAGGATGACGTTGAGAACGTCTTCGCCGCTGCTACGCAGCAGGAAAGAGATATATTAACGTTCATCAGCTACACTGGGGCACGCCTCAGTGAAGTGCTCAACCTGAAATGGGAAGACGTTTTGGACAGCTCCATCAGGCTGTGGACGCACAAAAGCCGGAATGGCTCCAAGACTGCCCGTCTGGTTCCTGTCGGCCATACGCTGCGTGACGTGTTGACGCGGCTTCACCCTCTATCAGAGGGCAGCCCGTATGTTTTCGTCAATCCCGCTACGCATGGGCCGTACAGACGGAATCAGCCCTCCATATGCCGCATGCTGAAACGGCTGTGCCGTGAAGCTGGTGTCAGGGAGTTCGGTTTTCATGCGCTGCGGCACTACTTCGCCTCCATGCTCGTAAGCACGAACAAGGTGACGCTGTGCGACATTCAGCACATGCTGGGCCACCAGCGCGCCACCACCACGGACACCTACTTGCACAGCTTGTGCCCCCCAGTAGATCACTTGGCGGGGGTGATTGAAGAAATGAACCAGCCCTTGAAGGCCAGCTAA
- a CDS encoding APC family permease codes for MSEQVKLEKSLSPLQVCALALGSIVGWGCFVLPGDMFLPQAGPVGTLLGFFVGACLISFVAVCLSYMVKYAPVAGGAFAYAYIGFGPRAAFVCGWALVIAYLAVVAIDIAALSVIFRFLFPGVFEFGELYSIAGWTVYSGEVILMTAGTLFFGYINYRGIGFAGALQLILTFMLTFGTLALFGGVLTLDTASVANLSPAFSDKRSMLACVLLVFAISPFLFAGFDTVLQAAEEFAFDPSRARNIMVVAIFCGVLLYAMVMLSVGMAVPYPELLAKLDAQRATGGAAWGTGEVATMAFGKFGSIVLAVAVFGAVCTGTNGFFIATSRLLLSMSRSGILPAWFGEIHPKYRTPYKAILFTIIVVLLTPFAGRSAVAWTVDMSSVGTGIGYLFTCLAARRVIMGSEGVDKKGLKLFCCAVGTITAVMCILLLLVPGSPARIGTAPFICLAVWVVLGFIFYFSNKKHWISLPEEKVRENVLGRKDIAVFFKK; via the coding sequence ATGTCGGAACAGGTCAAGTTGGAAAAGTCCCTCTCGCCGTTGCAGGTGTGCGCACTGGCTTTGGGCTCCATTGTCGGTTGGGGTTGCTTTGTGCTGCCCGGTGATATGTTCCTGCCCCAGGCCGGTCCTGTGGGTACCCTGCTTGGTTTCTTTGTAGGTGCCTGCCTGATCAGCTTCGTTGCTGTATGCCTCAGCTACATGGTCAAATACGCCCCTGTTGCCGGCGGTGCTTTTGCTTATGCGTATATCGGTTTTGGCCCCCGCGCCGCTTTTGTTTGCGGCTGGGCGCTGGTGATCGCCTATCTTGCCGTTGTTGCTATCGACATCGCAGCCCTTTCGGTCATTTTCCGCTTCCTCTTCCCCGGTGTGTTCGAGTTCGGAGAGCTCTATTCCATCGCCGGATGGACCGTGTATTCCGGTGAAGTCATATTGATGACGGCCGGTACCCTCTTCTTCGGTTACATCAACTATCGCGGTATCGGCTTTGCCGGCGCCCTGCAGCTGATCCTGACCTTCATGCTGACCTTCGGCACCCTGGCCCTGTTCGGCGGCGTGCTGACCCTGGATACCGCCAGCGTGGCCAACCTGAGCCCCGCCTTCTCCGACAAGCGCAGCATGCTGGCCTGCGTGCTGCTGGTCTTCGCCATCTCTCCCTTCCTGTTCGCGGGCTTCGATACCGTGCTCCAGGCTGCTGAAGAATTCGCCTTCGATCCTTCCCGTGCCCGCAACATCATGGTCGTCGCCATCTTCTGCGGCGTGCTCCTGTACGCCATGGTGATGCTCTCCGTGGGCATGGCCGTGCCGTATCCTGAACTGCTGGCCAAGCTCGACGCCCAGCGCGCCACCGGCGGCGCCGCCTGGGGCACCGGTGAAGTGGCCACCATGGCCTTCGGCAAGTTCGGCTCCATCGTGCTGGCCGTGGCCGTGTTCGGCGCCGTGTGCACCGGTACCAACGGCTTCTTCATCGCCACCAGCCGCCTGCTGCTCAGCATGTCCCGCAGCGGCATCCTGCCCGCCTGGTTCGGTGAGATCCATCCCAAGTACCGCACCCCCTACAAGGCCATCCTGTTCACCATCATCGTCGTGCTGCTGACTCCCTTCGCCGGCCGCTCCGCCGTGGCCTGGACCGTGGACATGAGCTCCGTGGGTACCGGTATCGGCTACCTGTTCACCTGCCTGGCCGCCCGCCGCGTGATCATGGGCAGCGAAGGCGTGGACAAGAAGGGCCTCAAGCTGTTCTGCTGCGCCGTGGGTACCATCACCGCCGTCATGTGCATCCTGCTCCTGCTGGTGCCCGGTTCCCCCGCCCGCATCGGTACCGCCCCCTTCATCTGCTTGGCCGTGTGGGTCGTGCTGGGCTTCATCTTCTACTTCTCCAACAAGAAGCACTGGATCTCCCTGCCTGAAGAAAAGGTCCGTGAGAACGTGCTGGGCCGCAAGGACATCGCGGTCTTCTTCAAGAAGTAA
- a CDS encoding sulfite exporter TauE/SafE family protein: MPEATDLFVFFAWILGGFVSGVSGIGGAMVAFPLLALVIPVHQLIALTCIINVVMDGCLAGMHFRHCRLSSLWPMLAGSVPGSFAGLYILQICSGAVLQGAVGLLLLYYVYWQMTYRAAQGPVSHPQMLGAAAGFGAGLLGTAISFDGPPIGAYGLCMGWEPRVFLGTLGVFFVIRGSLTVILQATAGFYTPEVLGYALYGAPGVILGTLLAFPVAKRIPQETFRKVLLVIIGVAGAVCLVRAFL; the protein is encoded by the coding sequence ATGCCCGAAGCTACGGACCTTTTTGTTTTCTTCGCCTGGATCCTGGGCGGTTTCGTCTCCGGCGTGAGCGGCATCGGCGGGGCCATGGTGGCCTTTCCCCTGCTGGCGCTGGTCATCCCCGTCCACCAGCTCATCGCGCTGACGTGCATCATCAACGTGGTCATGGACGGCTGTCTGGCCGGCATGCATTTTCGCCATTGCCGGCTTTCTTCCCTTTGGCCCATGCTGGCGGGGTCCGTGCCCGGGTCCTTCGCCGGGCTCTATATCCTGCAGATCTGTTCCGGCGCCGTCCTGCAGGGGGCCGTGGGCCTGCTGCTGCTTTACTATGTGTACTGGCAGATGACCTACCGCGCCGCACAGGGGCCTGTGTCCCACCCGCAGATGCTGGGTGCCGCGGCGGGCTTCGGGGCCGGGCTGCTGGGCACGGCCATCTCCTTCGACGGCCCGCCCATCGGCGCCTATGGCCTGTGCATGGGCTGGGAGCCGCGCGTCTTCCTGGGCACGCTGGGCGTCTTTTTCGTGATCCGCGGTTCCCTCACCGTGATCCTGCAGGCCACGGCCGGCTTCTACACGCCGGAAGTCCTGGGCTATGCCCTGTACGGGGCGCCCGGTGTCATCCTGGGCACGCTGCTGGCCTTCCCTGTGGCCAAGCGCATCCCGCAGGAGACCTTCCGCAAGGTCCTGCTGGTCATCATCGGCGTGGCCGGGGCGGTCTGCCTGGTGCGCGCCTTCCTGTAG
- a CDS encoding DMT family transporter translates to MSISASPGRLSCGSSLLAGGPLCIILGALCFSTTGTVQALAPDGSHPLGIGALRMQIGALALWAWCACRHSLPAGLRHWQLRWLIPATLGLLGFQVFFFWGVQQAGVAVGTVTAIGFSPVMAAILARIILGERPARIWYPATGLALAGLVLLNLGSSQDTSTAALLLPLLAGACYGAYFVFSKPLGRTHAPEHIMLLLCAGSGLLLLPVHFCTPPLWLLHPQGMGMALYLGVVTAALAFSLTLAGLRRTPTAMAATLALVEPLGAACWGIFLLHEPVGGQELAGMGLLFGGVALLALGKKTENTPPTEEHASSRPLSGEGAPQH, encoded by the coding sequence ATGAGCATCTCAGCGAGCCCCGGGCGGCTCTCCTGCGGCTCTTCCCTGCTGGCCGGCGGCCCTTTGTGCATCATCCTCGGCGCCCTGTGCTTCAGCACCACCGGCACCGTGCAGGCCCTGGCCCCGGATGGCAGCCATCCTCTGGGCATCGGGGCCCTGCGCATGCAGATCGGGGCGCTGGCCCTCTGGGCCTGGTGCGCCTGCCGGCATTCCCTGCCCGCGGGGCTGCGGCACTGGCAGTTGCGCTGGCTCATCCCCGCCACGCTGGGCCTGCTGGGCTTCCAGGTCTTTTTCTTCTGGGGCGTCCAGCAGGCGGGCGTCGCCGTGGGCACGGTGACGGCCATCGGCTTCTCTCCCGTCATGGCCGCCATCCTGGCCCGCATCATCCTGGGCGAACGCCCTGCCCGCATCTGGTACCCGGCCACGGGCCTGGCCCTGGCCGGGCTCGTGCTGCTCAATCTGGGCAGCAGCCAGGACACCAGCACGGCCGCCCTGCTCCTGCCCCTGCTGGCGGGGGCCTGCTACGGCGCCTACTTCGTCTTCAGCAAGCCTCTGGGCCGGACCCACGCGCCGGAGCACATCATGCTCCTGCTCTGCGCGGGCAGCGGGCTCCTGCTGCTGCCCGTCCATTTCTGCACGCCGCCGCTCTGGCTGCTGCACCCCCAAGGGATGGGGATGGCCCTGTATCTGGGCGTCGTGACCGCCGCCCTGGCCTTCAGCCTTACCCTGGCCGGGCTGCGCCGCACCCCCACGGCCATGGCCGCCACGCTGGCCCTGGTGGAGCCGCTGGGCGCCGCCTGCTGGGGCATCTTTTTGCTGCATGAGCCTGTCGGCGGGCAGGAGCTGGCCGGTATGGGCCTGCTTTTCGGCGGTGTGGCCCTGCTGGCTCTGGGCAAGAAAACGGAGAACACGCCCCCGACGGAGGAACATGCCTCCTCCCGGCCCCTGAGCGGGGAAGGTGCCCCCCAGCACTGA